In Desulfomonile tiedjei DSM 6799, a genomic segment contains:
- the glyQ gene encoding glycine--tRNA ligase subunit alpha, with protein MLTFQELILSLEKFWSDRGCIIQQPYDMEKGAGTMNPATFLRVLGPEPWNVAYVEPSRRPTDGRYGENPNRLQQYYQYQVILKPSPLEIQDIYIQSLSAFGINPLEHDIRFVEDDWESPTLGAWGVGWEVWLDGMEITQFTYFQQAGGIDLKPVSVELTYGIERICMYLQGVESIYDLKWTGDITYGDIHHRSEVEGSIYNFDKADIGMLFTLFDLYETESNNLFDLEEPLVLPGYDFCLKCSHVFNVLDARGAISVAERTAYIHRVRNLARKAAAAYLAQREAMGFPLLNKFSESGAKS; from the coding sequence ATGCTTACATTTCAGGAGTTGATACTCTCCCTGGAAAAGTTCTGGTCCGACCGGGGATGTATTATTCAGCAGCCCTATGACATGGAAAAAGGCGCGGGAACAATGAACCCGGCAACTTTCCTCAGGGTTCTCGGGCCGGAACCGTGGAACGTCGCGTACGTGGAGCCGTCTCGCAGACCCACGGACGGACGCTACGGAGAAAATCCCAACCGTTTACAGCAGTACTACCAATATCAGGTGATCTTGAAACCTTCACCTCTGGAAATACAGGACATCTATATCCAGTCTCTCTCAGCTTTCGGAATCAACCCTCTGGAGCACGACATCCGGTTCGTGGAGGATGACTGGGAATCTCCGACCCTGGGAGCCTGGGGAGTCGGTTGGGAAGTGTGGCTGGATGGTATGGAAATCACCCAGTTCACCTATTTTCAGCAGGCAGGAGGTATAGACCTGAAGCCCGTTTCCGTGGAACTCACCTATGGGATTGAACGGATTTGCATGTATCTTCAGGGAGTCGAGAGCATTTACGATCTCAAATGGACAGGTGACATCACGTACGGTGACATTCACCACCGGTCCGAGGTAGAGGGTTCGATCTACAATTTCGACAAGGCGGACATAGGGATGCTGTTCACGCTATTCGATCTTTACGAAACCGAATCCAATAACCTCTTCGATTTAGAGGAACCGCTCGTGCTGCCCGGGTATGATTTCTGTCTCAAATGCTCCCACGTCTTTAACGTTTTGGATGCACGCGGAGCAATAAGTGTGGCTGAGCGAACCGCATACATTCACCGGGTCCGCAATCTGGCTCGAAAGGCTGCTGCGGCATACCTGGCCCAGCGTGAGGCCATGGGATTTCCTTTGTTGAACAAATT
- a CDS encoding macro domain-containing protein yields the protein MTSFIWTLLTYFMAAMGLFWLILKMLEFFFPSILPWLNWRWTFSGIVVTSLLYAAIRVWPWRPIRLPIAGTDAHITIRFDDILKSEGNIAIASSNFFNTDLSFISKSSLLGQYILKYFNGGTARIEEGISRSLQHITPEKVIVSRGKPLSYPIGTVAMFDGPKNNKVFLLAITEILEEDNEEKITSSASNVQKALETLWDRAEQNINDGILNMVPLGSGISHSFHRLVESVMFIALSFVKRCKIRRPCSELVIFIRKSDVKLKDYGALKQIIEAITG from the coding sequence ATGACAAGTTTTATTTGGACTCTTTTGACATATTTTATGGCTGCAATGGGGCTTTTTTGGTTAATTCTAAAAATGTTAGAGTTTTTTTTCCCTTCAATTCTGCCGTGGCTTAATTGGAGATGGACGTTTTCAGGTATTGTTGTCACGTCACTTCTCTATGCAGCAATTAGGGTTTGGCCTTGGCGTCCGATCAGACTTCCAATAGCAGGGACAGACGCCCACATTACCATTCGTTTTGATGACATCCTAAAAAGTGAGGGCAATATTGCAATAGCATCTAGCAACTTCTTTAATACTGACTTGAGCTTTATATCAAAATCTAGTTTGCTCGGACAGTATATACTGAAATATTTTAATGGAGGTACAGCAAGAATTGAGGAGGGAATATCCAGATCTTTACAGCATATTACTCCCGAAAAAGTCATCGTATCTAGAGGTAAACCGCTATCATATCCAATAGGAACTGTGGCGATGTTCGATGGGCCTAAGAATAACAAGGTGTTTCTGTTAGCAATTACAGAGATTTTGGAAGAAGATAACGAAGAAAAAATAACCTCAAGCGCTTCGAACGTACAAAAAGCCTTGGAAACTTTGTGGGATAGGGCAGAACAGAATATTAATGATGGAATATTAAATATGGTGCCTCTCGGATCAGGAATATCGCATAGTTTTCATCGTCTTGTAGAATCTGTGATGTTTATCGCCCTTTCCTTCGTTAAACGCTGCAAAATAAGGCGCCCTTGTTCGGAATTAGTCATTTTTATTAGAAAATCTGACGTTAAATTAAAGGATTATGGTGCCCTAAAGCAAATAATTGAAGCTATAACAGGGTGA
- a CDS encoding tetratricopeptide repeat protein, translated as MLIRPRAVMLGFVFWSLCATAGASDPQLLEKGKSALEAGLSDEAISLFTQLIGIDPSAANYNQRGLAYSAAGRDGLAVRDFEKAASLEPQQPLYHLRKGAALTRIGNYQEAVKSLSRALELEPDNFQTFAYRARAFFHLGQANAAMDDLTRAIRRNPSNASLYKLRGDILSSAGEFDSAIQDYDTVIRLKPNDSAAYNNRGIALAQLGKLREAVDDLNRAMDIASSTPSQMQVPGVQGNPW; from the coding sequence ATGTTGATTCGGCCGCGAGCCGTCATGTTAGGCTTTGTTTTTTGGTCATTGTGCGCGACTGCGGGGGCATCGGACCCTCAGCTTCTTGAAAAAGGCAAATCAGCTCTGGAAGCAGGGCTTTCTGATGAGGCCATATCTCTGTTTACTCAACTTATCGGCATCGATCCCTCCGCAGCCAATTATAATCAGAGAGGCCTTGCGTATTCAGCGGCAGGCAGGGACGGCCTCGCAGTCCGCGACTTCGAGAAAGCGGCATCTCTCGAACCGCAACAGCCTCTCTACCACCTCAGAAAAGGAGCCGCCCTGACCCGCATTGGCAACTATCAGGAGGCTGTGAAAAGCTTATCTCGAGCTTTGGAATTAGAACCTGATAATTTTCAAACCTTCGCGTATCGAGCGAGGGCTTTCTTTCATCTGGGACAGGCTAACGCTGCAATGGACGATTTGACCAGGGCAATTCGCCGTAATCCCAGCAATGCGTCGCTCTACAAGCTCAGAGGCGACATCCTCTCATCCGCTGGTGAATTCGACAGTGCGATACAAGATTACGATACCGTTATCAGGCTTAAACCCAATGATTCAGCGGCGTACAACAACAGAGGCATAGCGCTTGCCCAATTGGGAAAGCTGCGGGAAGCGGTGGACGATCTCAACAGGGCTATGGACATAGCATCGTCCACTCCGTCTCAAATGCAGGTACCTGGAGTCCAGGGCAACCCATGGTAG
- a CDS encoding nitroreductase family protein translates to MFEALSTVIDKELCTGCGLCVEICPVQALSIRDGKAAVTGSFSLNCGHCMAVCPTEAIKVGALESTMSKFKTFAADDRWLSYGEYDTTQLAGLMGSRRSCRSFLDTPVDRRILEDLVKLGCTAPSATNCQMWTFTILPCRKDVEHLGRLIGDFYAKLNAMAEKSWLRSIMKLVGKPELDQYYKNYYEFVKQGMEQFRQTGRDPLFYGAPSVIVVACDQRASLPKEDAMLATQNMLLAAHSLGLGSCLIGMAVEAMKHEPSIRQSLHIPDTEAVYAIIALGYSRETYERQTGRKQAAIRFFETSS, encoded by the coding sequence ATGTTCGAAGCCCTAAGTACGGTAATCGACAAAGAACTTTGCACGGGATGCGGCCTTTGCGTTGAAATATGCCCTGTGCAGGCCCTTTCAATACGCGACGGCAAAGCTGCGGTGACTGGATCGTTCTCGCTCAATTGCGGTCATTGCATGGCTGTCTGCCCTACAGAAGCAATTAAAGTCGGCGCTCTCGAATCGACAATGTCCAAATTCAAGACTTTCGCTGCCGATGACCGTTGGCTTTCGTACGGCGAGTACGACACGACACAATTGGCCGGACTCATGGGATCGCGACGATCGTGCCGCAGTTTTCTCGACACACCCGTGGACAGGCGCATTCTTGAAGATTTGGTCAAATTAGGATGTACAGCCCCTTCTGCTACGAATTGTCAGATGTGGACGTTTACCATTCTTCCCTGCAGAAAGGATGTGGAGCACCTCGGGAGGTTGATAGGGGACTTTTATGCCAAACTGAATGCAATGGCGGAAAAATCCTGGCTTCGTTCCATTATGAAACTCGTCGGAAAACCGGAACTCGATCAGTACTACAAAAACTATTATGAGTTCGTAAAACAGGGGATGGAGCAATTCAGGCAAACAGGCCGCGACCCGCTGTTTTACGGAGCACCTTCGGTCATAGTAGTAGCTTGCGATCAACGAGCGTCACTTCCCAAGGAAGATGCCATGCTCGCAACGCAAAATATGCTGCTTGCAGCTCACAGCCTGGGTCTCGGAAGTTGCCTGATAGGAATGGCCGTGGAAGCAATGAAGCATGAACCGAGCATTCGGCAGTCGTTGCACATTCCCGATACAGAGGCAGTCTATGCCATAATAGCTCTCGGTTATTCCCGCGAGACGTATGAGCGACAAACAGGCCGCAAGCAAGCTGCCATTCGTTTTTTTGAGACTTCTTCTTGA
- a CDS encoding protoporphyrinogen/coproporphyrinogen oxidase codes for MCAEIAVIGAGIAGLAAAHFLSRAGHHVVVFEKNSFAGGRMSSEVVDGFVVEKAAYTYPEFHRNLTKFLGDLGTGNALVETPGTSSTFARGREYQIKIGSPKDFFTYKLLSLRNKKDMVKLFLYAQSLGAALNLADPTAKTLELEQESSADYLLTHYDEDILELIAYPIFCEIFLGTPEGNSKLAFLSTIKNLTRFKIFSFERGMGMLPERLAATLDVRLSTPVLDVRRAAGRNAYAISVGGDRSGTNLYDAVILAIPAPIVPLLCPDLSAEIKTRLNAIVYAPSIVAVFALSRVREGTSMISNLVRKDFKTVGTLVFDRHKGMSHVPDGKEMITAILCEDASRALFDAPDDAVERAALAEISGLYPGLSEQVLFSRVYRWEHGAVQLPPGAVSRSHSLRKALEEQYDDLIIAGDGLYKSSLEVSFNSGVKAAERLIRKFGRLQ; via the coding sequence ATGTGTGCTGAAATTGCCGTTATTGGCGCAGGAATTGCCGGCTTGGCTGCTGCGCACTTCCTGAGCCGCGCCGGCCATCATGTCGTAGTCTTCGAGAAGAATTCTTTCGCTGGCGGCCGAATGAGTTCTGAGGTTGTGGACGGGTTCGTTGTCGAGAAGGCTGCCTATACCTATCCGGAATTTCACCGGAATCTCACAAAATTTCTTGGAGACCTCGGCACAGGTAACGCGTTGGTAGAGACACCCGGTACATCATCCACGTTTGCCCGAGGTCGCGAGTATCAGATCAAAATCGGGTCACCGAAAGATTTCTTTACGTACAAACTTCTCTCGTTACGTAATAAGAAAGACATGGTGAAGTTGTTCCTTTACGCACAGTCACTCGGTGCAGCGTTGAACCTTGCAGACCCGACGGCAAAAACCCTCGAATTGGAGCAGGAATCGTCAGCCGACTACCTGCTCACCCACTATGACGAAGACATCCTCGAGTTGATTGCATACCCTATTTTCTGTGAAATCTTCCTCGGTACTCCGGAAGGCAACTCCAAACTTGCCTTTCTCTCTACTATCAAGAATCTCACTCGATTTAAGATATTTTCATTCGAACGCGGTATGGGTATGCTGCCGGAACGACTTGCGGCAACTTTGGATGTGCGTCTCTCTACGCCAGTCCTGGATGTGCGCCGTGCGGCCGGACGAAATGCGTACGCAATCTCGGTTGGTGGAGATAGATCAGGGACAAATTTGTATGATGCTGTTATTCTCGCGATTCCAGCACCCATTGTCCCGCTGCTCTGTCCCGACTTATCAGCCGAGATAAAGACTCGCCTGAACGCAATCGTGTACGCTCCATCTATAGTGGCGGTATTCGCTCTGAGTAGAGTGCGTGAGGGCACGTCGATGATCTCAAATCTGGTTCGAAAGGATTTCAAAACTGTAGGGACCCTGGTTTTTGACCGTCACAAGGGAATGTCGCACGTGCCGGACGGCAAGGAGATGATCACAGCAATCCTTTGCGAAGACGCGAGTCGCGCTTTATTCGATGCACCTGACGATGCAGTGGAACGCGCAGCGCTCGCCGAAATAAGCGGTCTATATCCCGGCTTGTCAGAACAGGTGCTTTTCTCGCGGGTATATCGTTGGGAGCATGGAGCAGTTCAACTTCCACCCGGAGCGGTTTCCCGGTCCCATTCGCTAAGGAAAGCCCTTGAAGAGCAGTATGACGATCTGATTATTGCAGGCGACGGACTGTACAAGTCGAGTCTCGAAGTGAGCTTCAACTCGGGTGTTAAAGCTGCAGAACGATTGATCCGCAAGTTCGGACGGTTACAGTGA
- a CDS encoding ChaB family protein: protein MPYDSISDLPDNVKGNLPKHAQEIYMKAFNSAYEEYKDAKKRKGHSSREATAHKVAWSAVENDYEKKGDTWRRKKH, encoded by the coding sequence ATGCCTTACGATTCCATAAGTGACTTGCCCGATAATGTGAAAGGCAATCTGCCCAAGCATGCTCAGGAAATCTATATGAAAGCCTTTAATAGCGCGTACGAAGAATACAAGGATGCGAAAAAGCGAAAGGGACACTCGTCAAGAGAAGCCACTGCTCATAAGGTGGCGTGGTCTGCAGTCGAAAACGATTATGAGAAGAAAGGCGACACGTGGAGACGCAAAAAGCATTAG
- a CDS encoding CheR family methyltransferase: protein MIDDEQFQQILAHFDLSWKGYRKIRKGVKKRLTKHMHSLGLDTAQEYLITANRNPMLMDEIRRLLTVSISRFFRDRQMWDDLRRFVFPLLVENESFVQVWSAGCASGEEPYSFSMLWHGFSRTMPTAPRICIQATDSNAHMIERAQAGLYHRSSLREVDKATLETCFRPTRQEDISAIAPFVRQSVDFRVHDFTRDDPPGDAFHVIFLRNSLLTYYSGESREAAFNKIVKSLRFGGFLVIGTHEEIPAECRTLIPSTYNRCILVKETDCGFDARNPGLY, encoded by the coding sequence ATGATCGATGACGAGCAGTTCCAGCAAATTCTAGCACACTTCGATTTATCCTGGAAGGGTTACCGCAAAATCCGGAAAGGAGTCAAGAAACGTTTAACCAAACATATGCATTCCTTAGGGCTTGATACAGCGCAAGAATATCTCATAACGGCAAATCGAAATCCCATGCTCATGGACGAGATCCGCAGGTTGCTGACAGTTTCCATAAGCCGTTTTTTCAGAGATCGCCAAATGTGGGATGATCTGCGTCGGTTCGTGTTTCCTCTGCTCGTCGAAAATGAGTCATTCGTGCAGGTATGGTCTGCCGGCTGCGCGTCGGGAGAAGAGCCGTACAGCTTCTCCATGTTGTGGCACGGTTTCAGTAGAACGATGCCGACAGCACCAAGAATATGTATTCAGGCTACTGACAGTAATGCTCATATGATTGAACGAGCACAAGCCGGCCTCTATCACAGAAGCAGTCTTCGAGAGGTAGATAAGGCTACTTTGGAAACCTGTTTCAGGCCGACTCGGCAAGAAGATATTTCTGCTATTGCTCCATTTGTCAGACAATCAGTCGATTTCAGGGTTCACGATTTCACGAGAGACGATCCGCCTGGGGATGCATTCCATGTGATATTTCTGAGAAACAGTCTTCTGACCTACTATTCCGGCGAATCCCGCGAGGCTGCATTCAACAAAATCGTGAAGAGCTTACGATTCGGGGGATTCCTCGTGATCGGCACGCACGAGGAAATCCCTGCGGAATGCCGTACTCTTATTCCTTCAACTTACAATCGGTGTATCCTTGTCAAGGAGACAGATTGCGGCTTTGACGCAAGAAATCCGGGATTATATTAG
- a CDS encoding RNA polymerase factor sigma-32 codes for MSYPIAASGFDGFLSQVRTIQPLSAEREFELAVKFKETDDREAAHELVVSHLPVVVKVAFQYRFYQFPVQDLVQEGTIGLMKALKRFDPYKGYRLVSFAIWWIKAYIKNYILKSWNLVKLGTTQAQRKLFYRVGDIGEHASQESKDKRVKDLAEQLKVKEDDVIEMEARVRAREWSLNELMGEDKELEAIEFLQDPSPDQEEQIMQKETEQALPVVTEKAMEKLDPRERFIIEQRFLEESPWTLQKLGDHFGTTRERVRQLEQRALRKLRRELESSGAQALLPA; via the coding sequence ATGAGCTATCCAATAGCTGCATCAGGGTTTGATGGTTTTCTCAGCCAGGTGAGAACAATTCAACCACTTTCAGCCGAACGCGAATTTGAGCTTGCAGTCAAATTTAAAGAAACCGACGATCGCGAGGCCGCGCATGAGCTGGTGGTTTCGCATCTACCGGTTGTGGTGAAGGTGGCTTTTCAGTACAGGTTTTATCAGTTCCCCGTCCAGGATCTGGTTCAGGAGGGCACCATCGGGTTGATGAAAGCCCTGAAACGATTCGATCCATACAAAGGATATCGTCTCGTTTCCTTCGCGATATGGTGGATAAAAGCCTATATCAAGAATTACATATTGAAGTCCTGGAACCTGGTAAAGCTCGGGACCACGCAGGCTCAGAGAAAACTCTTCTACAGGGTTGGAGATATCGGCGAGCACGCAAGTCAGGAATCCAAGGACAAGCGTGTCAAAGACCTGGCGGAGCAACTAAAAGTCAAAGAAGACGATGTCATCGAAATGGAAGCCCGGGTCCGCGCCAGGGAGTGGTCCCTCAACGAGTTGATGGGGGAGGACAAAGAACTTGAGGCTATCGAATTCCTCCAGGACCCGTCTCCAGATCAGGAAGAGCAGATCATGCAGAAGGAAACGGAGCAGGCTCTTCCCGTCGTGACTGAAAAAGCCATGGAGAAATTGGACCCCAGGGAGCGCTTCATTATCGAGCAACGCTTTTTGGAGGAATCCCCCTGGACCCTCCAAAAACTCGGAGATCACTTTGGGACCACGCGAGAACGGGTCCGTCAACTTGAGCAGAGGGCCCTTCGCAAACTAAGACGCGAACTTGAATCCAGTGGGGCTCAAGCCCTTCTACCCGCCTGA
- a CDS encoding TlyA family RNA methyltransferase, translated as MTHSSKCRLDSLLVSRGLVTSKQRAQALILARKVLVNGIVAEKSGKEVPADVELVIKEELPYVSRGGLKLEAALDAFRLNPSGLTVLDAGASTGGFTDCLLQRGAARVLAVDVGYGQLDWKLRTDSRVFLMERTNIRLLDPASLPFPVDAAVADLSFISLKLILPVLARLLQRSAWVVPLVKPQFEVGRDDVGKGGVVRDTEKITAAVNGIRTFAETCGFEVIAQIESPITGPKGNREFLLHLIKNPESKR; from the coding sequence ATGACACATTCGTCCAAATGCAGGTTGGATTCTCTCCTGGTTAGCCGCGGACTTGTGACCTCAAAACAACGAGCCCAGGCACTCATCCTGGCGAGAAAAGTGCTCGTGAATGGGATTGTCGCTGAAAAATCCGGTAAAGAAGTCCCCGCTGATGTAGAGCTCGTCATAAAGGAAGAACTCCCTTACGTGAGCCGGGGAGGCCTAAAGCTGGAAGCAGCCCTTGATGCCTTTCGTTTGAATCCTTCAGGGTTAACTGTCCTGGATGCAGGCGCTTCCACAGGAGGCTTTACCGATTGCCTGCTCCAGAGAGGCGCAGCCCGGGTTCTGGCCGTAGATGTCGGCTATGGCCAACTGGACTGGAAGCTCCGTACGGATTCGCGTGTATTCCTCATGGAACGTACAAACATACGGTTGCTCGATCCGGCTTCTCTTCCTTTTCCTGTGGATGCAGCAGTGGCCGACCTCTCTTTCATTTCCCTGAAGTTGATACTTCCCGTGCTTGCAAGACTGCTCCAGCGCTCGGCCTGGGTTGTTCCTCTCGTCAAACCGCAATTTGAAGTCGGTCGCGACGATGTAGGCAAAGGTGGAGTGGTGAGAGATACGGAAAAAATTACGGCAGCGGTCAACGGCATCCGTACATTTGCGGAAACCTGCGGTTTTGAGGTAATTGCTCAGATTGAGAGTCCTATTACAGGCCCCAAGGGAAACCGGGAATTCTTGCTTCATCTGATCAAGAATCCCGAATCAAAGCGGTAA